One genomic window of Gossypium hirsutum isolate 1008001.06 chromosome D11, Gossypium_hirsutum_v2.1, whole genome shotgun sequence includes the following:
- the LOC107925860 gene encoding UPF0481 protein At3g47200 yields MSSTEEGGGAVRASGRAVSTDQTITTTTTTTNNNNNNPLETIIPILDTDFTRSNKELRNLRSLDEAFEADQLDPKAKPLIQRVPSTLDRHEDFRKYFKPKVISIGPLYHDDPTLHDSEKLKLKLAAHFVKNIGVDKDILYNNMKTEIGGLKKCYDPKELEKYSNDNEKLAWMFFVDGCAILQAVYIRYGQNYDRKSNELFIKNDLLTFVYSDLFLLENQLPFRVLELLTSTGDGKKFMDSIKRFIDDTVVNPAEIKEPQSHQRDRPAYGLGHLAHPKNRRQANKNKMVPFTHHWYVKELKKAGVWLKASETSCLTDFRFNRIFFVGKLCLPPLTVDDSTMNLIAYEMCPDFKNDFTVNSYMCFLDLLIDEGEDVKDLRDAGILYNGLGSDEEVAKLFNKMNTDLVPSRTIYGVKRKIHNHCKKMWIKPAAQGYHTYFRSPWTFLAFVGANQ; encoded by the exons ATGTCGTCCACTGAAGAAGGAGGCGGCGCCGTCAGAGCTTCCGGCAGAGCAGTTTCCACTGATCAGAcaatcaccaccaccaccaccaccaccaacaacaacaacaacaatcccCTAGAGACGATCATTCCAATACTGGATACGGACTTCACTCGCAGCAATAAGGAACTACGGAATCTCCGGTCATTAGATGAAGCTTTCGAGGCCGACCAACTCGACCCCAAAGCCAAACCATTGATACAAAGAGTCCCATCAACCCTTGACCGTCACGAAGATTTCAGGAAGTATTTCAAGCCGAAAGTGATCTCAATCGGCCCACTCTACCACGATGATCCCACCCTCCATGATTCCGAGAAGCTCAAGCTCAAATTAGCAGCACATTTCGTCAAAAACATTGGCGTCGATAAGGATATCTTGTACAACAACATGAAGACAGAGATCGGTGGCTTGAAGAAATGCTATGATCCAAAGGAATTAGAGAAGTATAGTAACGATAACGAGAAACTGGCTTGGATGTTCTTCGTTGACGGCTGCGCAATTTTACAAGCAGTTTATATACGTTACGGCCAAAATTATGATCGTAAGTCGAACGAATTGTTCATTAAAAACGATTTGCTGACATTTGTGTACTCGGATCTGTTCTTGTTGGAAAACCAATTACCTTTTCGTGTTCTTGAATTGCTTACAAGCACGGGGGATGGCAAAAAGTTCATGGATTCAATCAAAAGGTTCATCGACGACACTGTTGTCAACCCAGCCGAGATAAAAGAGCCACAATCACATCAGCGGGACAG ACCTGCTTATGGGCTGGGTCACTTGGCCCACCCAAAAAATAGAagg CAAGCAAACAAGAACAAAATGGTGCCATTCACACACCATTGGTACGTGAAAGAGCTTAAAAAGGCCGGGGTATGGTTAAAAGCAAGCGAAACAAGTTGTTTAACTGACTTCCGTTTCAACCGTATCTTCTTCGTCGGGAAATTATGTTTACCGCCGCTCACCGTCGATGATTCAACCATGAACTTGATAGCTTACGAAATGTGTCCGGATTTCAAAAACGATTTCACTGTCAATTCATATATGTGTTTCCTTGATTTATTGATCGATGAAGGCGAAGATGTTAAAGACCTGAGAGACGCCGGCATACTATACAACGGATTGGGGAGTGATGAAGAAGTGGCTAAGCTTTTCAATAAGATGAACACTGATTTGGTTCCTAGTCGAACGATTTATGGGGTTAAACGGAAAATACATAATCATTGTAAGAAAATGTGGATTAAGCCTGCAGCTCAAGGTTATCATACTTATTTTAGGAGTCCTTGGACGTTTTTGGCATTTGTGGGTGCCAACCAGTAA